From the genome of uncultured Bacteroides sp.:
ATAAAGAAAAAGAATTGGTTGGTATCTACCTTTCAGCTCACCCACTTGATGAGTACTCTATTATTTTAAAGGATGTATGTAATACCAAAATGGTAGATTTCTCAGACCGAGCATCCCTTGCCAACAAGGAGCTAACCTTTGGAGGAATAGTAACAAACGTTCGAGAAGGAATGGGAAAAACCGGAAAGCCTTATGCAATAGTCAAGTTTGAAGACTTCTCCGGTTCTAATGAACTGCCTTTCTTCGGCAACGACTATATTGAATGGCGTAACTTTCTTTCCGTGGGAATGTTCTTATATATCAAAGGCCGTTGTCAGCCACGTCAATGGAAGCCCGACGAGCTGGATATTAAAATAACATCTATGGAGCTGCTTCCCGATGTAAAGGAAACATTAATAGAAAAGATGACAATCTTTATCCCATTGAAAGCTTTAGATCAGCAGGTTGTGACAGAACTTTCTATTTTAAGCAATGAAAGTCCGGGAAAGACAGAGCTTTTCTTTAAAATCTTTGATGATGAATCAAATTATTCGGTTGAATTTATGGCTCGTTCCACTAAATTATCAGTTGGAAAAAAAATCGTCAATTATATAAATGAACATCCCGAACTTGAATATCATATTAATTAATATTATATTTGCATCATATACGTTTAATAAAAAAAGGATAATATTATGGCATTAGCAATAACAGACAATAATTTTGAAGAATTACTTCAAAGCGAAAAACCTTTAGTAGTAGATTTCTGGGCAACCTGGTGTGGACCTTGCAAACAAATAGGACCTGCAATCGAAGAATTAGCTTCAGAATACGAAGGAAAAGTAACTATTGGAAAATGTGACATTGAAGAGAACGACGATCTAGTATCAAAATTCGGAATCCGTAATGTTCCTACTGTATTGTTTATTAAGAATGGCGAAGTTGTTGATAAACAAGTTGGAGCAGCTGCGAAATCTGTTTTCCAGGCAAAGATTGATTCTTTACTGTAATTCAATAATAAATTTTATAAAGACTCTCAAAACAAACTTAGATTATGGGCTTAGAAGATGATTTCTTATTGGAAGATGAAGACGACGAAAAGACCGTTGAATTCATTAAGAACTTTTTGCCACAAGACTTGAAAGACAAGTTTACTGACGATGAGCTCTATTATTTCCTCGACGTGATGGTGGATTACTATTCTACAAGCGGATGTTTGGATGCACAACCGGATGCTGATGGATATGTAAATATCGATCAGGACGAAATCGTGGAATACATCGTAAAAGAGGCAAAAAAAGATGGTATGGGAGAGTTTAATCCCGAAGATATTCTCTTTGTTGTTCAAGGAGAAATGGAATATGGGAATTCATTGGGTCAGGTTGATTAACCTTACTTAATAACTAGTCCAGAATCCCTCTATTAGGAGGATAAAATACATTTCAGTCCGTTGCAAGGATAAGCTTGCAACGGACTGTTTTTATATTGGAAATAGTATTAGTTCCCCACTAGAAGTATTACTTTGACCTCCTTATTTCTGTTGATTAACTTCACTTGCAGCTTTAATCCGAGCATCTCTATGGGCAGCATCTTTACCTATTTGATAAGAAAGATAAAAAGCAACTAAAAGCAGCAACAAAAATGCTACAAACGGTGAAATATATTTTTTATCTGATCTCATATTAATACTATACTTTTTGAATTAATTAAGAGAGTTATTTTTTATAATCGAAATCGTAATGCCAACTACTTCTAATTGCTTCTGCCTCACCAGCTCGTTCCTGACCTTGAGGTATTATACATGAAACACTTAAATATAGAGGTACCGTATCAACTTCTGCCTGTAAAGTCTTTCCCTTTAATTTAACGACTACATTCTTAGGAACTCCACGATTGTATTTTAATCTATATAACACCCCAACATAATATAAGCTATCTATTTTGTTATAATAATTATAACACAAGCCTTCTTTTAAATGATTCATGTAATTACCTAAGCTATCTAAATCTCTAACAGAACGAACAGTGCGAGGATAATTTCCAGCACACAAAAAACCCAACGGAACGTTTTTATACCTATCAACACCCTGGAATACTGAGGATATATTCTTATTCTCAAAATCCATAACCTCGATAGATTCCACTTTTTCTGCAATGCCATGTGCAAAAGGTGGAATTCTACCCATCCACCTTCGTTCTGGA
Proteins encoded in this window:
- the trxA gene encoding thioredoxin produces the protein MALAITDNNFEELLQSEKPLVVDFWATWCGPCKQIGPAIEELASEYEGKVTIGKCDIEENDDLVSKFGIRNVPTVLFIKNGEVVDKQVGAAAKSVFQAKIDSLL